A stretch of DNA from Candidatus Zixiibacteriota bacterium:
CCGCCTTGAGGGCAAGGCGGGGTTACCGGATTTCATTTCCCTCGATCCTCTCTACTTACCCCTCGCTACTTTTCCCATCTTCCTTTTTCCATTTTCCTTTTCTCGGATGAGAGTCGCACTACGACCTGTCATTCTGAGGGAGTCTCCGCCGAAGGCGGAACGACCGAAGAATCTCGCTTTTTTTTGAATTGTCAGATTCTTCGTCCCTCGGACTCAGAATGACAAGAAATCGGTAGACCCGCGCTCCCCCGACGCAGGTCTACCTTTCTCCCATTTCCATCTACCTTTAACTGACGTTAATCTGAATCTCTTTTTTCTTAGCCTCTTCGCTCTTTGGCAAAGTGACTTTCAGAACACCATCCTTGTAGGATGCTTTCACCTTGTCAGCCTGAACCGGAGTCGGAAGCGCAAACGACCTGGTGAAGCTGCCAAATCTCCTTTCTAACCGGTAGTAATTCTCTTCGTTCTTCTCTTCCTCGTATTCGGACTTCTTTTCGCCGCTCAAAGTGATGGTATGATCCTCAACTGAAAGCTTTATATCCTCTTTCTTGAAACCGGGCAACTCAGCAGTCAACACTATCTCGTCTTTGGTCTCTGCCATATCCACGTTCGGTGACCAGATTCCATCCCCTTCTTCCATCCATCTCATTGGCATCCCCTTGCCAAAGAAATCCTCAAACATCTTGCCCATCTCGTCCTGGACTGAGACCATCTCTTTCAAAGGTCTCCATCTTGTAATAGCCATCATACTCACTCCTTTCGTTTAAATTGGTTGATGGTTTTTTTTATCGTCTAACGTCTAACATCTTCCGTCTCCCGTCTTCCTTGTTTTTCTTCCGTCTCACATCTACCGTCTTACGTCTTACCTGTTTCATATCTGTTCATATATTAAGCAAGTTCAGTGCCAAAATATAAAATATTAATTAAGTGATTATTTCACAATAGGTTAACCTTACTGAAGCTTAGACCTGTAGAAATTGATAATGCCAGAATGACATTATGA
This window harbors:
- a CDS encoding Hsp20/alpha crystallin family protein; the encoded protein is MMAITRWRPLKEMVSVQDEMGKMFEDFFGKGMPMRWMEEGDGIWSPNVDMAETKDEIVLTAELPGFKKEDIKLSVEDHTITLSGEKKSEYEEEKNEENYYRLERRFGSFTRSFALPTPVQADKVKASYKDGVLKVTLPKSEEAKKKEIQINVS